The following proteins come from a genomic window of Amaranthus tricolor cultivar Red isolate AtriRed21 chromosome 14, ASM2621246v1, whole genome shotgun sequence:
- the LOC130799229 gene encoding palmitoyl-monogalactosyldiacylglycerol delta-7 desaturase, chloroplastic-like, with protein MRGTKHTSNVRGFGVRPACLVVEPTKFNTIFFGYFKEHGIKLTKEEKMSKREKESNSYRIWRSNVVVNNPKHVFCFRRKWNCLDRGNVILIAGLHVMALFAPFAFDWGALWATIILNLVTGLLGITVSYHRNLAHRSFKLPKWLEYFLAYCGLLALQGHPIAWVSVHRYHHQFADSDKDLHSPMHGFWFSQLTWLFHTEPIAVRYGEANNVKDLEKEPLYRFLRSTYILHVLLLGLLLYALGGFPYLVWGIGVRFVYMTHVTGLVNSVCHVWGNQVWNTDDLSKNNWWVALLTYGEGWHNNHHAFPYSARHGLEWWQIDVTWFIVKFLQLLGLATDVKLPIETHKQRLSFETKKM; from the exons ATGCGTGGGACTAAACATACAAGTAATGTTCGTGGCTTTGGTGTAAGACCAGCTTGTTTAGTCGTGGAACCCACTAAATTTAATACCATTTTTTTTGGCTATTTCAAAGAGCATGGAATCAAATTgacaaaagaagaaaaaatgagTAAAAGGGAAAAGGAATCGAATTCCTATAGAATTTGGAGGTCAAATGTTGTAGTGAATAACCCAAAGCATGTATTTTGTTTCCGACGGAAATGGAATTGTTTAGATCGTGGGAATGTAATTCTAATAGCAGGATTGCATGTAATGGCTTTGTTTGCTCCATTTGCCTTTGATTGGGGTGCACTTTGGGCGACTAtaattcttaatttagttaCCGGACTGTTGGGTATTACGGTTTCGTATCACCGGAATTTGGCTCACCGGAGTTTCAAACTACCTAAATGGCTTGAATACTTTCTTGCTTATTGTGGCCTTCTTGCCCTCCAG GGGCATCCAATTGCGTGGGTGAGCGTACACCGATACCATCATCAATTTGCTGATTCCGATAAAGACTTGCATAGCCCAATGCATGGATTTTGGTTTAGTCAGTTGACTTGGCTATTTCATACTGAACCTATTGCCGTTAGG TATGGTGAAGCCAACAATGTAAAAGACCTAGAGAAGGAACCTCTTTATAGGTTTCTAAGAAGCACATATATTTTGCATGTACTTTTACTTGGATTGCTACTTTATGCTTTGGGAGGTTTTCCTTATCTTGTGTGGGGTATA GGTGTAAGGTTCGTATACATGACTCACGTAACAGGATTGGTGAACTCCGTTTGTCACGTATGGGGAAATCAAGTTTGGAATACCGATGacttatccaaaaataattg GTGGGTTGCATTGCTTACTTATGGTGAAGGATGGCACAACAATCACCATGCATTTCCATACTCAGCTAGACATGGTTTAGAGTGGTGGCAAATTGATGTTACTTGGTTTATAGTCAAATTTCTTCAACTTCTTGGTCTTGCCACAGATGTGAAGCTTCCTATTGAAACTCACAAACAACGCTTGTCTTTTGAAACTAAGAAAATGTAA